A single region of the Bacillus cereus genome encodes:
- a CDS encoding DinB family protein yields the protein MLHVLKQQYNLISSTRETLFTFLEEIPQEKLHSTVPNFGSGSIIKTHIHVADCYQYWLGSFAFKQKRADFSFASDYEIEHADVAKVRARFKLVDETVQRFLDEHNDRWLENIANEVKWQKEPWSTTPLWLLTHTETHEFHHKGQIVSMARHLGYTPPDTDLS from the coding sequence ATGTTACATGTTTTAAAACAGCAATATAATCTTATTAGCTCTACAAGAGAAACTCTATTTACATTTTTGGAAGAAATTCCACAAGAAAAATTGCACAGTACGGTTCCTAACTTCGGAAGCGGTAGCATTATAAAGACCCATATTCACGTAGCCGATTGCTACCAATACTGGCTTGGATCATTCGCATTCAAGCAAAAACGAGCAGATTTTTCATTCGCTAGTGATTATGAAATTGAACATGCAGATGTCGCGAAAGTCCGTGCTAGATTTAAGTTAGTAGATGAGACTGTACAACGTTTTTTAGATGAACACAATGACCGGTGGCTCGAAAATATAGCAAATGAAGTGAAATGGCAAAAAGAACCTTGGAGCACAACTCCGCTATGGCTTTTAACTCATACAGAAACACATGAATTTCATCATAAAGGACAAATCGTATCTATGGCTCGTCACCTTGGATACACTCCTCCTGATACAGATCTTAGTTAA
- a CDS encoding CPBP family intramembrane glutamic endopeptidase, with protein MGNEIKRYVIRTFIFTWILWGLLISLIKLNITTFGTPLAMILFVFGGIMPAIIAISLKKKYGSKEEFRSFIKNIVNPKHHFAWYILITILAFISCYLPTIFGGATMQKPLYVALLSFPIMLVGGGLEEIGWRGFLQPALQKRFSAFFSTVIVSVIWAIWHWPLWFIPGTNQTQRDFIAFIITTIAVSFLLTTIFNATKSIFMCLIFHALLNSFWTVYVPNDKVLPAFSTFIFGIFVFIVCKVVIKRKKLLLIR; from the coding sequence ATGGGGAATGAGATTAAACGATATGTAATACGCACTTTTATATTTACATGGATACTATGGGGGCTATTAATTAGCTTAATAAAATTAAACATTACGACATTTGGTACACCGCTAGCGATGATATTATTTGTTTTCGGTGGAATCATGCCGGCAATCATTGCGATTAGCCTAAAGAAAAAATATGGATCAAAAGAGGAGTTTAGAAGTTTCATTAAAAATATTGTAAATCCTAAACATCACTTTGCATGGTATATTCTAATCACTATTCTAGCTTTTATTAGCTGTTATCTTCCAACGATATTTGGTGGAGCAACGATGCAAAAACCATTATACGTGGCATTACTTAGTTTTCCAATAATGCTCGTTGGTGGTGGTCTTGAAGAAATTGGATGGAGAGGATTCTTACAACCTGCCCTTCAGAAAAGATTTTCGGCATTTTTTAGTACGGTTATTGTGAGCGTTATATGGGCAATTTGGCACTGGCCGTTATGGTTTATTCCAGGCACGAATCAAACTCAAAGGGATTTTATAGCCTTTATAATTACGACAATTGCCGTTTCTTTCTTATTAACTACAATTTTTAACGCAACTAAAAGTATTTTTATGTGTCTAATTTTTCATGCGCTTCTTAATTCTTTTTGGACTGTGTACGTGCCAAATGATAAAGTTTTACCAGCATTTTCAACTTTTATTTTCGGAATTTTCGTTTTTATTGTGTGTAAAGTGGTAATAAAAAGAAAAAAACTATTATTGATTAGGTAA
- a CDS encoding DinB family protein, with translation MNRIIGLKQFEMTRGALLKFMETLDDKTADTQPGGFNNTIRWHIGHVLSAAETFMFGREFKHLPTEYPGMFGYGSRPSKWETEGPSLEVLTSQLKEQAERIHAIPEEAFENKLPEPFLGLETVGELYGMMLYHEADHIGQMKAMERIIKAL, from the coding sequence ATGAATAGAATAATTGGTTTAAAACAATTTGAAATGACGCGTGGGGCATTACTTAAATTTATGGAAACGTTAGATGACAAAACTGCGGATACGCAGCCGGGTGGCTTTAATAATACAATCCGTTGGCATATCGGTCACGTGTTAAGTGCAGCAGAAACTTTCATGTTTGGAAGAGAGTTTAAACACTTACCAACTGAATATCCAGGTATGTTTGGATATGGATCAAGACCATCTAAATGGGAAACAGAAGGGCCATCATTAGAAGTGTTAACGTCTCAATTAAAAGAACAAGCAGAGCGTATTCATGCAATTCCAGAAGAAGCATTTGAAAATAAACTTCCAGAGCCATTCCTAGGATTGGAAACAGTTGGAGAGCTTTACGGTATGATGCTTTATCATGAAGCAGACCATATTGGGCAAATGAAGGCGATGGAACGTATTATTAAGGCTCTTTAG
- a CDS encoding quinone oxidoreductase family protein, whose product MKALCFETFGNADVLQYKEIHDPIINPNEILVRTKAIGLNFADIYRRRGDYHLAGNPPYILGYEGAGIVEKVGAEVTTIHPGDRIAFADVPFANAELVAVPSEKAIPLPESISFETAASVLLQGLTAHYLTKDSYQIKQGDIALVHAAAGGVGQLLVQMIKLQGGKVIGLTSSKEKAQVATLAGADHVFLYTESWHTKVLEMTNSAGVNVVYESVGSTLEESFSATKIGGTVVFYGMAGGNPAPVDPRMLMDTSKTLTGGDLWNVLTTYEERKNRSTQLFDWIASGKLNIASPRTFSLQDGARAHELLESRKSTGKILLIP is encoded by the coding sequence ATGAAAGCACTTTGTTTCGAAACATTCGGAAACGCTGATGTACTACAATATAAAGAAATACATGATCCAATCATAAATCCAAATGAAATTCTTGTTCGCACGAAAGCAATCGGTTTAAATTTCGCTGATATTTATAGACGCCGCGGCGATTATCATCTCGCTGGAAATCCGCCTTATATATTAGGTTATGAAGGGGCTGGGATTGTTGAAAAAGTAGGTGCTGAAGTTACTACTATCCATCCTGGAGATCGTATTGCATTTGCTGATGTCCCATTTGCAAACGCAGAACTAGTAGCTGTTCCATCAGAGAAAGCAATTCCACTTCCTGAATCTATTTCTTTTGAAACAGCTGCTTCTGTATTATTACAAGGATTAACTGCACACTATTTAACAAAAGATAGCTATCAAATAAAACAAGGTGATATAGCTTTAGTACACGCTGCGGCTGGCGGTGTTGGTCAACTTCTCGTTCAAATGATTAAACTACAAGGCGGAAAAGTAATTGGTCTAACATCATCAAAAGAAAAAGCACAGGTAGCTACGTTAGCCGGCGCCGATCACGTATTTTTATATACTGAATCCTGGCATACGAAAGTACTTGAAATGACTAATAGTGCTGGCGTAAATGTAGTATATGAATCAGTAGGTTCTACATTAGAGGAAAGCTTTAGCGCTACTAAAATTGGTGGTACTGTCGTATTTTACGGAATGGCTGGTGGTAATCCTGCGCCTGTAGATCCACGTATGCTTATGGATACTTCAAAAACTTTAACTGGCGGAGACCTTTGGAACGTGCTTACTACGTATGAAGAACGTAAAAATCGCTCTACTCAATTATTTGATTGGATCGCTAGTGGAAAATTAAACATCGCAAGTCCTAGGACATTCTCTTTACAAGATGGTGCCCGTGCTCATGAATTATTAGAGAGCAGAAAAAGTACAGGGAAGATTTTATTGATCCCGTAA
- the amyS gene encoding alpha-amylase, with the protein MLKRITVVCLFFILLFPNIYEGNKAEAATINNGTLMQYFEWYAPNDGNHWNRLRSDAESLAHKGITSVWIPPAYKGTSQNDVGYGAYDLYDLGEFNQKGTVRTKYGTKAQLKSAIDALHKQNIDVYGDVVMNHKGGADYTETVTAVEVDRNNRNIEVSGDYEISAWTGFNFPGRRDAYSNFKWKWYHFDGTDWDEGRKLNRIYKFRGIGKAWDWEVSSENGNYDYLMYADLDFDHPDVANEMKNWGTWYANELNLDGFRLDAVKHIDHEYLRDWVNYARQQTGKEMFTVAEYWQNDIQALNNYLAKVNYNQSVFDAPLHYNFHYASTGNGNYDMRNILNGTVMQNHPALAVTLVENHDSQPGQSLESVVSPWFKPLAYAFILTRAEGYPSVFYGDYYGTSGNSSYEIPALKDKIDPILTARKNFAYGTQRDYLDHPDVIGWTREGDGVHANSGLATLISDGPGGSKWMEVGKNNAGEVWYDMTGNQTNTVTINKDGWGQFYVSGGSVSIYVQQ; encoded by the coding sequence ATGTTAAAAAGGATTACGGTAGTCTGTTTATTTTTTATTTTGCTTTTTCCTAATATATATGAGGGAAACAAGGCAGAAGCAGCAACGATAAACAATGGAACATTAATGCAGTATTTTGAGTGGTACGCTCCGAATGATGGGAATCATTGGAATCGTTTGCGTTCTGATGCTGAAAGTTTAGCCCATAAAGGAATCACATCTGTATGGATACCACCTGCATATAAAGGGACTTCGCAAAATGATGTAGGATATGGGGCCTATGATTTATATGATTTGGGAGAGTTTAATCAAAAAGGAACGGTGCGGACGAAATATGGGACAAAAGCACAGTTGAAATCTGCAATTGACGCTTTACATAAGCAAAACATCGACGTATACGGTGATGTAGTTATGAATCATAAAGGTGGGGCTGATTATACTGAAACCGTAACAGCTGTTGAGGTAGACCGTAACAATCGAAATATTGAAGTATCAGGTGATTATGAAATTAGTGCATGGACGGGTTTTAACTTTCCAGGGCGCAGAGATGCTTATTCTAATTTCAAATGGAAATGGTATCATTTTGACGGAACGGATTGGGATGAAGGAAGGAAATTAAATCGAATTTATAAATTTAGGGGTATAGGTAAAGCATGGGACTGGGAAGTGTCTAGCGAAAATGGAAATTATGATTATTTGATGTATGCAGATCTTGATTTTGATCATCCAGATGTTGCGAATGAGATGAAAAATTGGGGAACGTGGTATGCGAATGAATTAAATTTAGATGGATTTCGTTTGGATGCTGTTAAACATATTGATCATGAATATTTACGCGATTGGGTAAATTATGCCAGACAGCAAACGGGGAAAGAAATGTTTACAGTAGCAGAATATTGGCAAAATGATATTCAGGCTTTAAACAATTATTTAGCGAAAGTTAATTATAATCAATCTGTGTTTGATGCACCGCTTCATTACAATTTTCATTATGCTTCAACAGGAAATGGGAATTATGATATGAGAAATATTTTAAATGGAACAGTAATGCAAAATCACCCTGCACTCGCAGTTACTCTCGTTGAGAATCATGATTCTCAGCCTGGGCAGTCATTGGAATCTGTAGTAAGTCCGTGGTTTAAACCGTTGGCATATGCATTTATTTTAACACGTGCAGAGGGCTATCCTTCAGTTTTCTATGGTGATTACTATGGGACAAGCGGAAATAGTAGTTATGAAATTCCAGCGTTAAAAGATAAAATTGATCCGATTTTGACGGCACGAAAAAACTTTGCATATGGTACGCAGCGTGATTATTTGGATCATCCAGATGTAATTGGATGGACAAGAGAAGGTGATGGTGTACATGCTAATTCCGGTCTAGCGACATTAATCTCAGATGGACCAGGAGGATCAAAGTGGATGGAAGTTGGAAAGAATAACGCAGGGGAAGTATGGTACGATATGACGGGTAATCAAACAAATACAGTAACAATTAATAAGGACGGATGGGGGCAGTTCTATGTAAGTGGAGGATCAGTTTCCATATATGTTCAGCAGTGA
- a CDS encoding GNAT family N-acetyltransferase produces the protein MRLESKRIYLRPLCELDASIILESTMDTEIRYMTGTKPTFSLEQIKTHIDHINNDSSRYDFAICLQSTDEMIGELSILDIDEENKRAGFRISMLSIALTGQGYGTEAIKIVLRFVFEQLSLNRLQLEVFSHNLRGIRTYEKVGFVKEGTLRQSLFYNDTYSDEIIMAILKSDYKNML, from the coding sequence ATGAGATTAGAGAGTAAAAGAATTTATTTAAGGCCTCTTTGCGAACTAGATGCATCCATTATATTAGAAAGTACGATGGATACAGAGATACGTTATATGACTGGAACTAAGCCCACTTTTTCATTGGAGCAAATTAAGACACATATAGATCATATAAATAATGATTCAAGTCGCTATGATTTCGCTATTTGTTTACAAAGTACTGACGAAATGATTGGAGAGTTGTCGATTTTAGATATCGATGAGGAGAACAAAAGAGCAGGATTCAGAATATCAATGCTGTCCATAGCATTAACAGGACAAGGCTATGGAACTGAAGCTATTAAAATTGTTTTAAGATTTGTTTTTGAACAACTATCATTAAATCGTTTACAGTTAGAAGTATTTAGCCATAATTTACGCGGCATTAGAACTTATGAAAAGGTTGGGTTTGTAAAAGAAGGAACCTTACGTCAATCCTTATTTTATAACGATACGTACTCGGATGAAATTATTATGGCAATACTTAAAAGTGATTATAAAAATATGCTATAA
- a CDS encoding LysR family transcriptional regulator → MEIKQLITFKVAAESLNFTQTAKKLNFAQSSVTAQIKTLEAELGTPLFERLGKRLFLTEAGMKFQLYADKMIALSNEAKMAVKDDEEIAGTLIIGAQESQCTYRLPSILKRFKAQFPQIKLIFKPAHSNKDAKEQLMEGKVDLAFILDECKTEDVLHVEPLMKEELKVVATPGHRLLEQPFVSTKDLESETLLLTELGCSYRTLFEELFRAEDVYPANKIEFVSVEAIKQCVIADLGIAVLPAIVVEKDIREGTIKELVLKNTITPIYTQIAWHKDKWMTAPLQQFIDVTRESFTKK, encoded by the coding sequence ATGGAGATAAAACAATTAATTACATTTAAAGTGGCTGCAGAAAGTTTGAATTTCACACAAACTGCGAAGAAATTAAACTTTGCTCAGTCGAGCGTGACAGCGCAAATTAAAACGTTAGAGGCTGAGCTAGGTACGCCGTTATTTGAAAGATTAGGAAAACGTCTTTTCTTAACTGAAGCGGGCATGAAGTTTCAATTATATGCTGATAAGATGATTGCACTCAGTAATGAAGCAAAAATGGCTGTGAAAGATGATGAGGAAATAGCAGGCACGTTAATAATTGGTGCGCAAGAAAGTCAATGTACATACAGGCTTCCTTCCATATTAAAAAGGTTTAAAGCACAATTCCCTCAAATAAAACTTATATTTAAACCAGCGCATTCCAATAAAGATGCGAAAGAACAATTGATGGAGGGGAAAGTCGATCTTGCATTTATTTTGGACGAATGTAAAACAGAAGATGTTCTGCATGTAGAGCCACTTATGAAAGAAGAATTAAAAGTAGTAGCTACTCCGGGGCATCGTTTGCTTGAACAACCTTTCGTTTCTACAAAAGATTTAGAGAGCGAAACACTTTTACTAACAGAACTAGGTTGCTCATATCGGACTTTATTTGAAGAGTTATTTCGCGCAGAAGATGTATATCCGGCAAATAAAATCGAGTTTGTTAGTGTCGAGGCAATTAAACAATGTGTCATTGCAGATTTAGGTATAGCTGTTTTACCAGCGATAGTAGTAGAAAAAGATATACGAGAGGGAACGATAAAGGAATTAGTCTTAAAGAATACAATCACTCCGATCTATACGCAAATCGCTTGGCATAAAGATAAATGGATGACAGCGCCGTTACAGCAATTTATTGATGTAACGAGGGAGTCTTTTACAAAGAAGTAA
- a CDS encoding histidine phosphatase family protein, which translates to MKKRETDANENLVTLYVTRHGKTILNTNHRAQGWADSPLVEKGVEVATNLGMGLKDIHFTNAYSSDSGRAIETANLVLKYSEQSKLKLEKRKDLRELNFGIFEGEKLENMWDVVGKAADVASPEELMKFSIQEVINLIRAADPTKQAEDWELFSTRIKAEIDKISEEAAGNGGGNVLVVVHGLLITTLIEMLDSSKTKLGVENASVTKIVYQDGTYTVESVGDMSYVAQGKESVEETFAE; encoded by the coding sequence ATGAAGAAGCGAGAAACAGATGCTAATGAGAATTTAGTTACGTTATATGTTACAAGACATGGTAAAACAATATTAAATACGAACCATCGCGCGCAAGGTTGGGCAGACTCTCCGTTAGTAGAAAAAGGTGTGGAAGTTGCCACAAATTTAGGAATGGGATTAAAAGATATTCATTTTACGAATGCGTATAGTAGTGATAGCGGCCGAGCGATTGAAACTGCTAATTTAGTATTAAAATATAGTGAGCAATCAAAATTGAAACTTGAGAAAAGGAAAGATTTACGAGAATTAAATTTTGGTATTTTTGAAGGTGAAAAGCTTGAAAATATGTGGGATGTGGTTGGAAAAGCTGCGGACGTTGCATCGCCAGAAGAACTCATGAAGTTTTCTATTCAAGAAGTGATTAATCTTATTAGAGCAGCAGACCCTACGAAACAGGCGGAAGATTGGGAATTATTTTCTACTCGTATAAAAGCAGAGATTGATAAAATTAGTGAAGAAGCTGCTGGAAATGGTGGCGGTAACGTTTTAGTTGTCGTTCATGGGCTTTTGATTACAACCTTAATAGAAATGTTAGACAGTAGCAAAACAAAACTTGGAGTGGAAAATGCTAGTGTGACGAAGATTGTATATCAAGATGGAACATACACAGTCGAGTCGGTTGGAGATATGAGCTATGTTGCACAAGGGAAAGAAAGTGTGGAGGAAACCTTCGCTGAGTAG
- a CDS encoding endonuclease MutS2, with the protein MNTMTFEKLQYNELMEIVKSYCVSGLGKELLNKLEPSTSIKVVRNRLNETTEARAIVDAEGHVPFFGISNIASTIQKLEKGMILDPAELVSVSDFLRGCRKIKKFMLDKEFFAPVLASYANSMTEFKSIEEEINFSIKGNSIDAAASKELKRIRNNIDSVDGKIKERLTKFLNSSANKKYIQEFFISKKDDRYTIPIKSTYKNQVAGSIVEASAKGSTVFIEPHTVTKLNAELASLKAEEAMEEYQILATLSGMVLENIYHIKINMELISQYDMVFAKAKFSKSIDGIEPKLNDHGYIHLVNCKHPLLSGKVVPLNFEIGQNYRSLIITGPNAGGKTIVLKTIGLLTLATMSGLHIAGDKETEIAIFENVFVDIGDNQSIENALSTFSSHMKNLSEIMRMSNNNTLLLFDEIGSGTEPNEGAALAISILEEFYLAGCITIASTHYGEIKRFSEMHGDFMNAAMQFNSETLEPLYKLVIGKSGESNALWIANKMNVREHVLQRAKEYMGNKEYALEKVNESKIKKPKFVQEKREVHYEYKKGDRVKLLDHNDFGIVYKEKDNFYNVVVYYNGEFVEVNVKRITLEVAAKELYPEGYDLNTLFVDYKERKMQHDIERGSKKALRKIEKEIRKNRG; encoded by the coding sequence ATGAATACGATGACTTTTGAAAAGTTACAATATAACGAATTAATGGAAATAGTGAAATCATATTGTGTAAGTGGATTAGGTAAGGAATTATTAAATAAATTAGAGCCGAGTACGAGTATAAAAGTAGTGAGAAATCGCTTAAATGAAACGACAGAAGCACGAGCTATAGTAGATGCAGAAGGGCATGTTCCTTTCTTCGGAATTTCCAATATCGCTAGTACAATTCAAAAATTAGAAAAAGGGATGATTTTGGATCCAGCGGAGTTAGTGAGCGTTTCAGACTTCTTACGTGGGTGCCGAAAGATTAAAAAGTTTATGCTAGATAAAGAATTTTTTGCGCCAGTATTAGCTTCCTATGCAAATTCAATGACTGAATTTAAAAGTATTGAAGAGGAAATTAACTTTTCAATTAAAGGAAATAGCATTGATGCAGCGGCTAGTAAAGAGTTAAAACGAATTCGAAATAACATTGATTCTGTAGATGGGAAAATAAAAGAACGTTTAACGAAGTTTTTAAATAGTAGTGCAAATAAGAAGTATATTCAAGAATTCTTTATTAGTAAAAAGGATGATCGCTATACGATTCCAATCAAATCTACCTATAAAAATCAAGTTGCGGGAAGTATTGTTGAAGCTTCCGCTAAAGGTTCTACTGTATTTATAGAACCACATACGGTTACAAAGTTAAATGCGGAGCTCGCAAGTTTGAAAGCAGAAGAAGCGATGGAAGAGTATCAAATTTTAGCGACTTTATCAGGAATGGTATTAGAAAATATTTATCATATAAAAATTAATATGGAATTGATTAGTCAATATGATATGGTATTTGCGAAAGCGAAGTTTAGTAAATCAATCGATGGAATAGAGCCGAAATTAAATGATCATGGCTACATTCATTTAGTGAATTGTAAGCATCCGCTTTTAAGTGGGAAAGTAGTACCATTAAACTTTGAAATCGGTCAAAACTACCGAAGTTTAATTATTACAGGACCAAATGCGGGTGGGAAAACAATTGTGCTAAAAACAATCGGATTGTTAACATTAGCGACAATGTCAGGCCTTCATATCGCTGGAGATAAAGAAACAGAAATTGCTATTTTTGAAAATGTATTTGTAGACATTGGTGATAATCAAAGTATCGAAAATGCACTAAGTACATTTTCATCTCATATGAAAAATCTTTCTGAAATCATGAGGATGTCAAATAATAATACGTTACTGTTATTTGACGAAATAGGAAGCGGTACAGAACCGAATGAAGGTGCGGCGCTTGCGATATCTATTTTAGAAGAATTTTACCTTGCGGGATGTATTACAATTGCGAGTACGCATTACGGTGAAATCAAACGCTTTTCAGAAATGCATGGTGATTTTATGAACGCAGCAATGCAATTTAATAGTGAAACACTAGAGCCACTTTATAAATTAGTGATCGGTAAATCAGGTGAAAGTAATGCACTTTGGATTGCGAATAAAATGAATGTGAGAGAACATGTACTGCAAAGAGCGAAAGAGTATATGGGAAATAAAGAGTACGCTCTAGAAAAAGTGAATGAAAGTAAAATTAAAAAGCCGAAATTCGTGCAGGAAAAAAGAGAAGTGCACTATGAATACAAAAAAGGCGACCGTGTGAAATTATTAGATCATAACGATTTCGGGATTGTATATAAGGAAAAAGATAATTTCTATAATGTCGTTGTATATTATAACGGTGAATTCGTTGAAGTGAATGTAAAACGTATTACTTTAGAGGTAGCGGCGAAAGAATTATACCCAGAAGGATATGATTTAAATACACTATTTGTTGATTATAAAGAAAGAAAAATGCAACACGATATTGAGCGCGGATCGAAAAAAGCGCTTCGTAAAATTGAAAAAGAAATAAGAAAGAATAGAGGATAA
- a CDS encoding arylamine N-acetyltransferase family protein yields MTDFQKQFFARLHIEEKETVSFEDLSQIMYRMAQTVPFENLNILENNFKEISKENLKEKILVNNRGGLCYELNPTMYYFLKDFGLDVYLVSGTVYNAANSIWAVDSGHIATVLKLHHALYLIEVGFGSYLPLAPVPFSGEVVHSVTGDYRIRKETTEKGNYILEMRKNNEFLDQSSADDWTLGYAFYIEKVDETKANAAQKIIVEHKGSPFNKVPLIVKLTHDGHASLTKDSLTITKDGKKSKEEVTDEQYTNLLHSKFGITL; encoded by the coding sequence ATGACAGACTTTCAAAAACAATTTTTCGCACGTTTACATATAGAAGAAAAAGAAACCGTATCATTTGAAGATTTATCTCAAATTATGTATAGAATGGCGCAAACTGTTCCATTTGAAAACTTAAATATTCTCGAAAATAACTTTAAAGAAATATCAAAAGAGAATTTAAAAGAAAAAATTTTAGTAAACAACCGTGGCGGTCTTTGTTATGAACTAAATCCTACTATGTATTACTTTCTTAAAGACTTTGGATTGGATGTTTATTTAGTTTCAGGGACAGTTTATAATGCTGCAAACTCTATATGGGCTGTCGATTCCGGACATATCGCAACTGTTTTAAAACTTCATCATGCACTTTATTTAATTGAAGTGGGATTCGGATCATACTTACCTCTTGCACCTGTTCCTTTCTCAGGTGAAGTCGTTCACTCAGTAACAGGAGATTATCGTATTCGCAAAGAAACAACTGAAAAAGGAAATTACATTTTAGAAATGCGTAAAAACAATGAGTTTCTGGATCAATCTTCTGCTGATGATTGGACGTTAGGCTATGCATTTTATATAGAAAAAGTGGATGAAACGAAAGCGAATGCAGCACAAAAAATCATCGTTGAACATAAGGGCTCACCATTTAACAAAGTACCTCTTATTGTAAAACTTACACATGACGGACACGCTTCTTTAACAAAAGATAGTCTTACAATAACAAAAGACGGTAAAAAATCTAAAGAAGAAGTTACAGACGAGCAATATACAAATCTTTTACATTCAAAGTTCGGAATTACACTATAA
- a CDS encoding GNAT family N-acetyltransferase → MVTIRQEQKNDYSKTEEVVKQAFLNEEFSDKKEHELVKRIRECDAFVPELSIVAVDEEIVGHIMLSKITIEQDGTSVESLALAPVSVARGHQKKGIGGKLIVAALEKAKELGYESVVVLGHPEYYPKFGFKKACEWNIKAPFEVPDEVFMAMELRENALQGVEGIVQYSSAFAE, encoded by the coding sequence ATGGTAACGATTAGACAAGAACAAAAAAATGATTATAGTAAGACAGAAGAAGTTGTAAAACAAGCATTTTTAAATGAAGAATTTAGTGATAAAAAAGAACATGAACTTGTAAAACGTATTAGAGAATGTGACGCGTTTGTTCCAGAGTTATCTATCGTTGCGGTAGATGAAGAAATAGTTGGTCACATTATGTTATCAAAAATTACAATAGAACAGGATGGAACTTCTGTAGAATCATTAGCACTTGCACCAGTATCAGTTGCTAGGGGCCATCAGAAAAAAGGAATTGGCGGAAAACTGATCGTAGCTGCTTTAGAAAAAGCGAAAGAACTAGGATATGAATCTGTTGTGGTATTAGGGCATCCAGAGTACTATCCGAAATTTGGATTTAAAAAAGCATGTGAGTGGAATATAAAAGCGCCTTTTGAAGTGCCTGATGAAGTGTTTATGGCGATGGAGCTAAGAGAGAACGCTCTTCAAGGTGTAGAAGGAATTGTACAATATTCGAGTGCTTTTGCTGAGTAG